From a single Nymphaea colorata isolate Beijing-Zhang1983 chromosome 4, ASM883128v2, whole genome shotgun sequence genomic region:
- the LOC116252359 gene encoding probable purine permease 5, whose product MNSDSVEFSVTMMSTIIELKSRLWRTFNRRPWTERALLFLSGAAMLVAFPASSLLSRLYFANGGKSKWIISWVAVAGWPLTALLLVTWYFLNGISPTRLTAKLCFAYVLLGLLSAADNLMFAWAYAFLPASTASLIASSSLVFSAIFGYALVGNKLNSSAINAIVIITAGTVLIGLDSSSDRLPGVTNKQYAVGFIWDILGSALHGLIFALSELLFMKILGRRSFHVVLEQQTIVSLLAFVFTTIGAAVNKDFKTMRLEASSFKDGQLAYYMVLLWGAITFQLGVAGSTAILYLASTVMAGVLNAVRVPLTSLAAVALFHDPMSSFKILAIVLTVWGFASYIYGFSSARKSPQSHNQDLQSV is encoded by the coding sequence atgaattcagattcagtgGAGTTTTCAGTGACGATGATGTCCACAATCATTGAGCTGAAATCCAGGCTTTGGCGAACTTTCAATAGAAGACCATGGACGGAGCGGGCACTGCTGTTTCTAAGTGGTGCTGCAATGCTTGTGGCGTTCCCTGCATCTTCCCTCCTCAGTCGCCTTTACTTTGCGAATGGCGGCAAAAGCAAGTGGATAATATCCTGGGTTGCAGTGGCTGGCTGGCCTTTAACTGCCCTCCTCTTGGTGACTTGGTACTTCTTAAATGGGATATCACCCACCCGTTTAACGGCCAAACTTTGCTTTGCTTACGTATTGCTGGGTCTTCTTAGTGCTGCTGATAACCTCATGTTTGCATGGGCATACGCTTTTCTTCCTGCATCAACTGCTTCTCTTATTGCAtcctcttctcttgttttttctgcaatttttggATACGCCCTTGTGGGGAACAAACTTAATTCTTCTGCTATCAATGCAATAGTTATCATTACTGCCGGTACAGTTCTCATTGGTCTCGATTCCAGCTCTGACAGATTGCCTGGTGTAACCAACAAGCAGTATGCAGTGGGCTTTATATGGGACATATTGGGGTCCGCCCTGCACGGTTTGATATTTGCACTCTCAGAGCTATTATTTATGAAGATATTGGGAAGGAGGTCTTTTCATGTCGTTCTAGAGCAGCAGACCATTGTTTCGTTGTTAGCCTTTGTATTCACCACCATTGGCGCCGCCGTGAACAAGGACTTTAAGACAATGAGGTTGGAAGCTAGCAGTTTTAAGGATGGACAACTGGCATACTACATGGTTCTTTTGTGGGGAGCTATTACTTTTCAGTTGGGTGTTGCAGGAAGTACTGCTATACTTTACCTGGCATCCACAGTTATGGCTGGTGTGCTCAATGCAGTTAGGGTGCCTCTAACCAGCTTGGCTGCAGTAGCACTATTTCATGACCCCATGAGTAGTTTCAAGATCCTAGCAATAGTGTTAACAGTCTGGGGATTTGCCTCTTATATATATGGGTTTTCTTCTGCTAGGAAATCACCTCAAAGTCACAACCAAGATCTGCAATCAGTTTAA
- the LOC116253495 gene encoding chorismate mutase 2, with amino-acid sequence MAAGALSLESVRESLVRQEDTIVFSLIERAQHPLNSPAYDATPGLDGSLVEVLVKETEVLHAKLGRYKYEEENAFFPDDMPQPLITYNNHPQVLHPAAAKININNTIWKIYFDKLLPLITANGDDGNVVSTCSCDLSCLQALSKRIHYGKFVAEVKYQDAPQDYEPAIRAQDRDALMRLLTFEKVEEMVKKRVANKAKVFGQEIISDSTEGTGKQKIDPSVASLIYEEWVMPLTKLVEVEYLLRRLD; translated from the exons ATGGCGGCCGGAGCGTTGAGCCTGGAGAGCGTAAGGGAGTCTCTGGTTCGTCAGGAAGACACGATTGTGTTCAGCCTCATAGAGAGGGCACAGCATCCCCTCAACTCCCCAGCCTACGATGCCACCCCTGGTCTCGATGGCTCTCTTGTCGAAGTCCTCGTCAAGGAAACAGAGGTTCTTCATGCCAAG CTTGGAAGATACAAATATGAGGAGGAAAATGCCTTCTTCCCTGATGACATGCCACAGCCATTAATAACTTATAACAACCATCCACAG GTGCTACATCCTGCAGCTGCCAAGATAAACATAAATAACACTATATGGAAGATATATTTTGATAAACTACTTCCACTCATTACAGCGAATGGTGATGATGGCAATGTTGTATCCACCTGCTCATGTGATCTCTCTTGTTTACAG GCATTGTCTAAAAGGATTCATTATGGAAAGTTTGTGGCAGAGGTTAAATACCAGGATGCACCACAGGACTATGAGCCTGCTATTCGTGCCCAG GATAGAGATGCTTTGATGAGATTGTTGACTTTTGAGAAAGTGGAAGAGATGGTAAAAAAAAGGGTGGCAAACAAGGCGAAGGTGTTTGGACAGGAAATCATCAGTGACTCTACAGAGGGAACTGGTAAGCAAAAGATTGATCCATCTGTGGCGTCTCTGATATACGAAGAATGGGTGATGCCTTTGACCAAACTTGTTGAAGTGGAGTACCTCCTTCGACGCCTTGACTGA
- the LOC116252680 gene encoding uncharacterized protein LOC116252680 produces the protein MGGKCPHRKVKTRRFSHKSARRSKFLLKGDDAVYEELQKVSEKGMEAPRPQDEDLPGMGQFYCLHCDRYFANSSVRDEHFRTKRHKKRLKQMAGPAPHTQLDAELAAGMGMPDNGPKLMSM, from the exons ATGGGAGGAAAGTGTCCTCACAGGAAGGTGAAGACGCGGAGATTTTCTCACAAATCCGCTCGTCGTTCGAAGTTCCTCCTGAAAG GCGACGATGCGGTGTATGAAGAGCTCCAGAAGGTGAGTGAAAAGGGTATGGAGGCGCCTCGTCCACAGGACGAGGACCTTCCCGGAATGGGCCAATTCTACTGTTTGCATTGCGA CCGGTATTTTGCTAATTCAAGTGTGAGGGACGAGCACTTTCGAACCAAACGTCACAAGAAACG GTTGAAGCAAATGGCGGGCCCTGCACCACATACCCAACTGGATGCAGAGTTAGCCGCTGGTATGGGCATGCCTGACAATGGTCCAAAGCTCATGTCCATGTGA
- the LOC116252267 gene encoding uncharacterized protein LOC116252267 codes for MDEDLDGYSDDVLVLREAIDNQNKLLQKLCQELDEEREAASTAASEAMSMILRLQAEKATVAMEARQYRRMAEEKMQYAQESLEVFEQLMYRKEMETASLEFQVQAYRHRLLSVGLDDFDIGRLQRSRQAARPWPQGRMVSGSMWVDEGEDEEDDNDEDGHWSSMEKLKNSCPPVLRLTASDSSSSADHQSGKHSGNGGSSKKNRSSHPWSSVRNLSIKEEEEEDEVVEVRCDDDIEEEHKFGNATDGLDVENCKMNLDSNPVNFDSVSRFTSFHSAVGDDADIGHGPELIGSRCSFTSCRSADTEDLSEFDVHSSCPCLENGTDKKINELHGSVYDVFEVPHDRAEDGKICDRLTDEVNMDVEDRLRKPNAPLQHKGKGNFSPEEKAKLIKELYCSQAELNMRLQQLENERERMKQERSERTMEEFKLLKDINKRLETIQCQIESPKCEKQSPQIRRENSCISSIIEAILHFSI; via the exons ATGGATGAAGACTTGGATGGTTATTCAGATGATGTTCTTGTGTTGAGGGAAGCAATCGACAACCAAAACAAGCTTCTGCAGAAGCTTTGTCAAGAGTTGGACGAGGAAAGGGAGGCTGCTTCCACGGCTGCGAGCGAGGCCATGTCCATGATTTTACGCTTGCAGGCAGAGAAAGCCACCGTGGCTATGGAGGCGCGGCAATACAGGAGGATGGCGGAGGAGAAGATGCAGTATGCCCAAGAATCTTTGGAGGTGTTCGAGCAACTCATGTACAGGAAGGAGATGGAGACCGCTTCGCTTGAGTTTCAGGTTCAGGCTTACAGGCACAGGCTTCTTAGTGTAGGCTTAGACGACTTCGACATTGGGAGGCTGCAACGATCACGGCAGGCAGCCCGACCATGGCCGCAGGGACGAATGGTTTCCGGATCAATGTGGGTGGACGAAGGAGAGGACGAAGAGGACGACAATGATGAAGATGGACATTGGAGCAGCAtggaaaagttgaaaaattcaTGTCCACCTGTCTTGAGATTGACAGCTtctgattcttcttcttctgcagaCCACCAAAGTGGGAAGCATAGCGGCAATGGTGGTTCCAGCAAAAAGAACAGATCGTCTCATCCATGGAGTAGTGTTAGAAATTTGTCTAttaaggaggaggaagaagaggatgaagtCGTCGAGGTTCGTTGTGACGATGACATAGAGGAAGAACACAAGTTTGGGAATGCAACAGATGGTTTGGACGTTGAGAACTGCAAGATGAATTTAGATTCTAACCCTGTTAATTTCGACTCGGTATCAAGGTTCACTTCCTTTCACTCTGCGGTTGGTGATGATGCTGACATTGGGCATGGCCCAGAGCTAATAGGAAGCAGATGTTCATTCACATCTTGTCGATCTGCGGATACTGAGGATCTATCAGAATTCGATGTCCATTCTTCTTGCCCATGTTTGGAAAATGGGACTGATAAGAAGATCAATGAATTACATGGTAGTGTCTATGATGTTTTCGAAGTGCCTCATGATCGAGCAGAGGATGGCAAAATCTGTGATAGACTAACAGACGAGGTGAACATGGACGTTGAGGACAGGCTTCGGAAGCCAAATGCACCACTGCAACATAAGGGCAAGGGGAATTTTTCTCCGGAAGAAAAAGCAAAGCTTATTAAAGAGTTGTACTGCTCACAAGCGGAGTTGAACATGCGGTTGCAGCAATTGGAGAATGAGAGAGAGCGGATGAAACAAGAACGCAGTGAAAGGACCATGGAGGAGTTCAAGCTGCTAAAGGACATAAACAAGCGGCTTGAGACAATACAGTGCCAGATTGAAAGTCCAAAATGTGAGAAGCAGAGCCCTCAGATTCGCAGAGAAAATTCCTGTATATCATCAATAATTGAG GCCATACTACACTTCTCCATTTAG
- the LOC116252679 gene encoding probable phospholipid hydroperoxide glutathione peroxidase has translation MAMRAVFSPSSLFSFNKTTTTATAAYSAHLPNFPFAPSWRRSSSLLFNIPTAASLSVRRRGRRGKLSPGVAYSAASVSGKSIHDFAVKDIDGKDMSLSKFKGKVLLVVNVASRCGLTNANYTELSHLYEKYKSQGFEILAFPCNQFGGQEPGTNPQIKEFACTRFKAEFPIFDKVDVNGPNTAPVYQFLKSSTGGFLGDLIKWNFEKFLVNGEGKVVERYSPTTSPFQIEKDIKKLLAA, from the exons ATGGCGATGCGTGCCGTgttctctccttcttctctcttctctttcaacAAGACCACCACGACCGCCACTGCTGCTTATTCTGCTCACCTCCCCAACTTCCCATTTGCTCCGTCCTGGAGGAGGAGCAGCTCCCTCCTCTTTAACATCCCCACTGCCGCTTCTCTTAGTGTGCGCCGCCGGGGAAGGCGTGGGAAACTGTCTCCTGGCGTGGCTTACTCCGCCGCTTCTGTCTCAGGGAAAAGCATCCACGATTTCGCCGTGAAG GATATCGATGGGAAGGACATGTCATTGAGCAAGTTCAAGGGAAAGGTGCTTTTGGTAGTTAATGTTGCTTCTCGATG TGGTTTAACTAATGCCAATTACACAGAGCTTAGTCACCTCTATGAGAAGTATAAGTCCCAAG GTTTTGAAATTCTAGCCTTCCCTTGCAACCAGTTTGGTGGGCAAGAACCTGGCACAAATCCACAGATAAAGGAATTTGCTTGCACTAGATTCAAAGCAGAATTTCCTATTTTTGACAAG GTAGATGTGAATGGACCAAATACTGCTCCAGTCTACCAATTTCTCAAGTCAAGCACAGGAGGGTTTCTTGGAGATCTGATCAAATggaattttgaaaagtttttggTGAATGGGGAAGGGAAGGTGGTAGAAAGATACAGCCCAACAACAAGCCCTTTCCAGATTGAG AAGGATATTAAGAAGCTTTTGGCAGCATGA